Genomic window (Ananas comosus cultivar F153 linkage group 16, ASM154086v1, whole genome shotgun sequence):
TATCACTTTATCACAATATAGAactttttaaatcataaaacGACAAAGTGAAAAAGGTTTATTTGTTACGAAAAATGAATATTATCAACATAGCTGATTTTGATATTAGAAATAAACATGTATAAAATCTAATCACTGTTACTAAATTCGATCAGATTGGACCAGATTCACCGAGTTTGATTTGCGAGGCGCCTGGTAGAAATTGCTAAGCTCACATCGAGGAGGGTTTCTTCGGGGTCGTTGTAGAGGAGGGGGATGACGCGGGCTCCCGCGGACTCGACGAACTTGACGTAGGAGGCGGGGATGttggaggcggcggtggcgttGCTCAGCCTCCCGGAGGCGCCGTCCCCGGGGTGGCTCACGATCCCGATCACCGGGTAGTAGTAGAGGCTAGGGTTCGGCGACGGGCACCGCGAGGCCTCGGCGACGACGCGCTCCGCGGATTCGCCATGGAGGTGGAGGATCGTCGATGGGGCCGAGCCGGAGCTAAGATCGCCGGGAACGCAGAGGACGAAGACGAagcggaagaggaggagggggatcGATCGAAGCTTAGGGTTCGGGATCGTCGGGGTAGTGGCCATGGAAGGGATTGAGAAGCAGAAGTGGCCGATCAAATGTTCTTACTTgctagtatttttttttgggaaaacttcaaaaacccttttgtggtttcaattttttttaactttactaccacgtgatttaaaatgtagcaagttagtaccctgtagtttctcactttatcactctagtactctgtgatttaaagtgtatcaagtaccctgtggttttgcattttatcactttagtaccatgtagtcttaattttgtatcaagttagtattctgtgattttttaaattatagagtactaaagtgataaagtgcaaaatcacaaggtactaacttgatacactttaaactatagggtactaaagtgataaaatgagaaactacagggtactaacttgatacactttaaaccatagggtaataaaatgaaaaagtgtgaaaccacggggaGGATTTCTGaagctttccctttttttttttctgtattctACCTAAGGTCAGTTGGTTTTGGTTCATTATTTTAAGAAATGAATgcgattaaaaatataaaatttttaattaaattttaaatttgatacattgaattaattcgcgaattattcatgAATTATTTAGAATCCAAATAAACAGTCCGTATACgatttattcctaaaaaatcgaaatcatacgtgaatttttaaattaaatttattactcGTGAGTAATTCGCGTATGCCAAATTATTTGgccaaaaaaatttacaaattttttggataaaattttttttctaattattgccgaattattCATTTGTTTTTCCAAAActttaatttcttcttcttcttttttttgtggtttAGTGTATTTTGATATCCAACACTTTCATAGTTAGAAGTTGACATATTGTATCCATATTCCATAAAATATACAAGCCTCtagaaagataaaagaaaataataataaatattattggaAGAAAATTGAAGCAAACTCTAATTACTGCCACTGGAACACtctaaaacaaacaaaacttATTCAACTTCAACCACAATATTCATGCAGAAAGAGATTCTCAGCCCATTAAAATTCAAGGCCTTCAAGAAACTTCTTCAGAATCCTCGGCCTACGGCCCAATTCGTGATGATCCTCAGTATGGCTTCTTACCTATGACATTGCCAtggggatcatactcacaaacTATAAATGTATCCCCACTATTGCATGTAATTCTCGCGCATCCGACGAACTTCGTCGACCGCCACACCATCTGGGTGTAGTGCGAGCAGTCGGCGTTCGGATCGCAAGAGTTGGAGTTATAGTTGTAGTAGGCCTGCTCGGCTGCCCAGGCCGCTACGGCGTCCGCTATCCGCCACTGGTTGCCCTGCCCCCAGAAGATGTTCTCACCGTAGTTCGACGTGGAGTGCACGAGCTCGCAGTCCCCCCGCCGCTGGTTCCCGTACCAGTTTGCGTACGCCGCCAGCTGCGCGCTCCACTGCAGCGGCGGCAGGCCCATGCTACCGCGCAGCGCGTTGTGCGGCGCCAGAAACTGCGTTATCGTACTCACCGCACCGAGTTTGCGTGCGTCAACATATGTTAGCTGCAGCGAGACGAGGAGGCAGAGAGCGAAGAGAGAATTGGCGATAGCCATAGAATGAGAACTAGTAGTGAATAGTAAGATGTTCTTGTTGGATCTTGGAATTGGTGAGGAATTTGTGTGTTTGTCGTGGGGTTTATATAGGGGGAGAGATTAGAACAAAATTGGATCATGTGGGGCCTCCGAGATCCGAGGCTAATAACACGTCAATCAATGTGGGATGAGGATAAAAAGTCAAATAGGAGTAACATGGCCCCTTGTAGCCATGCAATTAATAAGATCGTGGGATATAATGTTTAGTATATGTAATCAGTTTGTGGTTTTATAAAAACTATCTAAGATGATAAATATGTAGAATCGCTATTGACTTGTTGGATGTGTAATGTGCGATTGATTCCTGAGAGTATTTTCTCCAACTTGTTTTCAATAGATTGAGCTAAATTTTAAGAGGatctaaataaatttaatgattgaAATGCACATGGGTCCATGTGAGTTAAGTAACTGTTTGGTCCTTGATTATGTCCCCATTTCATTACTTTTGATAAGCTATAGATCATAAAATTCCACGAGAATCCCTTCAATTGCAGATATGTTGATTTGACAGCATTACTTTCATTCTCGCGCATTTGATGCGCATGGAATTACAGAATTTCCGAATTTGATCTTAAAGGATTAATTCAGGTAAAAAATCGGTCCAGAAATATACTTAACAAGAAGAAAACTTGATGGTGCTCTAAACCTTCTCATCCTCACTTGGATCATCCTTATCCTGGGGCCTGTACTTGTACCAGTTGGCCCAGAACAAatagttcaagaagttcaaaaaGCTGAGAACACAAAGCAACCAATAGAAGAGGTTCAAGTGATTCCTATTAATGTTGTTCCCATGCAACCACCCCCCGCTCCTGGTGTTGTTCTTGGTTGCAGCATTCACCACCTGAACCAGGATGGTGCTGAGGAAGTAGCCGACAGACATGGAGCACCAGAGGAACGAAATCGAGACCGACTTGAGCGGCGTCGGCGCCTGCGAGTAGAAGAACTCGAGCAGGCCGACGTACGTGAACATGTCGGCGATGCCAAAGATGAAGTACTGGAGGGACAGCCACAGGCAGCTGATCGGCAGCGGCTGCAGCACCGGGATGGCGTCCAGCATCCCGTGGCTCTCCGCGACCTGTATTCGGaattgtaaaatcaaaatcaaaagttaatATATAAGGAGGGTGACACTTTAATCCTCAAACTCTAATTTATTGTAATGTAATTTCTGgctcaaaactttttaaattattgcagtTATAAGTAACTTGACTGCGTGGTAATATGTCACTGATACAGTAATGACACGTCAGTATGTCAGCGCTAACCTTTTTCCGCTTGGTCTCGACGAGTGCGGCGGTGGCCATGGACAGGCAGGACAGCACGAGGCCGACACCGATGCGCTGGAGGTAGGTGATGCCCGTCCGGTGGCCGGTGATGCGGCGGGCGAAGGGGACGAAGACGCGATCGTAGAGCGGGATGATGATGATCATGAAGGAGATGGGGATGATGGGGAGGGTGGCCGGCGGTAACTTCACGTGGTCCCCGAGAATGCGAGTGTCCATGGTGGTGCCCTGCTGGATGGAGAAGGTCTGGAGCTGGGCCAAGCAAGTGCTCATGAAGATGGCGCACCCGAAGATCGGGAGCATCCCCAGCACCGTCTTCGCGTGCTCCACTTGCGTCACCCGGTAGAACTTCCACGCTTGCGGC
Coding sequences:
- the LOC109722546 gene encoding pathogenesis-related protein PRB1-2-like; this translates as MAIANSLFALCLLVSLQLTYVDARKLGAVSTITQFLAPHNALRGSMGLPPLQWSAQLAAYANWYGNQRRGDCELVHSTSNYGENIFWGQGNQWRIADAVAAWAAEQAYYNYNSNSCDPNADCSHYTQMVWRSTKFVGCARITCNSGDTFIVCEYDPHGNVIGKKPY